Proteins encoded within one genomic window of Couchioplanes caeruleus:
- a CDS encoding cation:proton antiporter has product MTSSALALIAVAVFAWGAFSARLERADLTAPIAFVGLGVLLAALSDVDADAGAAGVAVLTEVTLAWVLFSDAARVGVRELRSDAGVYGRLLGLALPLTVVVGAAVAWALPGIGSPWIALLIGAALAPTDAALGAVVITHPAVPVRIRRILNVESGLNDGFVTPIVMVALAGAASAPGHADANAFAAVLQLVAGAVIGAVIGASGGWIVRVASRRGWTDESYAGPAVLALALVAYAGALVGQGNGFVAAFAGGIAFGHVAGRGRPRAVSYVEQTAGLASLLVWLLFGAIAVPLLYGRIDTMTVLYAVLSLTLMRMVPVALSLAGAGFGARAVLFVGWFGPRGLASVVFALLAVEHLGGRAAPAVAVIVVTVLLSVVAHGLTADPWATRFGARVAPRGEPAPGEPATGEPGTREPAATERLRRSPAATTGP; this is encoded by the coding sequence GTGACCTCGAGCGCCCTCGCACTGATCGCGGTCGCCGTGTTCGCCTGGGGTGCCTTCTCGGCCAGGCTGGAGCGCGCCGATCTGACCGCGCCGATCGCCTTCGTCGGCCTCGGAGTCTTGCTGGCGGCGCTCTCGGACGTCGATGCGGACGCCGGCGCGGCCGGCGTCGCGGTGCTCACCGAGGTGACGCTCGCCTGGGTGCTGTTCTCCGACGCGGCCCGGGTCGGCGTCCGGGAGCTGCGCTCGGACGCCGGCGTGTACGGCCGGCTCCTCGGCCTGGCCCTGCCGCTCACCGTGGTGGTGGGCGCCGCCGTCGCCTGGGCGTTGCCCGGCATCGGGTCGCCGTGGATCGCGCTGCTGATCGGTGCCGCGCTCGCCCCGACGGACGCCGCGCTCGGCGCCGTCGTGATCACCCATCCCGCGGTGCCGGTCCGGATCCGGCGCATCCTGAACGTCGAGAGTGGCCTGAACGACGGCTTCGTCACGCCGATCGTGATGGTGGCGCTCGCCGGGGCGGCCTCGGCTCCCGGGCATGCCGACGCGAACGCATTCGCGGCCGTGCTGCAGCTCGTGGCGGGCGCGGTGATCGGCGCGGTGATCGGAGCCTCGGGGGGATGGATCGTACGGGTGGCGAGCCGGCGGGGCTGGACGGACGAGAGCTACGCGGGCCCCGCGGTCCTCGCGCTCGCTCTGGTGGCGTACGCCGGAGCCCTTGTCGGTCAGGGCAACGGGTTCGTCGCCGCCTTCGCCGGGGGCATCGCGTTCGGGCACGTCGCCGGGCGCGGCCGCCCGCGCGCGGTGTCCTACGTCGAGCAGACGGCCGGCCTGGCGTCGCTGCTGGTCTGGCTGCTCTTCGGTGCGATCGCCGTACCCCTGCTGTACGGACGAATCGACACTATGACGGTCCTCTATGCCGTGCTGAGCCTGACGCTGATGCGGATGGTCCCGGTGGCCCTGAGCCTCGCCGGTGCCGGTTTCGGGGCTCGCGCCGTCCTGTTCGTCGGCTGGTTCGGCCCTCGCGGGCTCGCCTCCGTCGTCTTCGCGCTGCTCGCCGTGGAGCATCTCGGCGGGCGCGCCGCGCCCGCGGTCGCTGTCATCGTCGTGACCGTGCTGCTCAGCGTCGTGGCACACGGGCTGACCGCCGATCCGTGGGCGACCCGGTTCGGCGCCCGGGTCGCGCCGCGCGGGGAGCCGGCACCCGGGGAGCCGGCCACCGGAGAGCCGGGAACCCGGGAGCCGGCCGCCACCGAGCGTTTGCGGCGGTCGCCGGCGGCCACGACGGGGCCGTGA
- the ppk2 gene encoding polyphosphate kinase 2, whose protein sequence is MPAKADHCLRPWQVELLKLQRHLEAEDLRMIVLFEGRDAAGKGGAIRRVTRYMNEKRYRVVALGRPTEDQRSQWYFQRYVAQFPTGGEIVLFDRSWYNRAMVERVFGFCSQREYQHFLRGVTGFEKDLVRQGTVLVKLYFSVTKEEQARRFERRLTDPLRRWKLSEIDLQAQDRWDDFTNHKYEMLVRTDIKAAPWLIVRSNDKRRARLNTIKVILNAVDYKERATDLDFRPDPLIVVPGADEVALMQAQRRRSGRFTG, encoded by the coding sequence ATGCCCGCGAAGGCGGATCACTGTCTGCGTCCGTGGCAGGTCGAGCTGCTCAAGCTGCAGCGCCACCTGGAGGCCGAGGATCTGCGGATGATCGTGCTGTTCGAGGGCCGGGACGCCGCGGGCAAGGGCGGGGCGATCCGGCGGGTCACCCGCTACATGAACGAGAAGCGCTACCGCGTGGTCGCGCTCGGGCGGCCCACCGAGGACCAGCGGTCCCAGTGGTACTTCCAGCGCTACGTCGCCCAGTTCCCGACCGGCGGGGAGATCGTGCTGTTCGATCGGAGCTGGTACAACCGCGCGATGGTGGAACGGGTCTTCGGGTTCTGCAGCCAGAGGGAGTACCAGCACTTCCTGCGGGGCGTCACCGGCTTCGAGAAGGACCTCGTCCGTCAGGGCACCGTCCTCGTCAAGCTGTACTTCAGCGTCACCAAGGAGGAGCAGGCCCGCCGCTTCGAGCGGCGCCTGACGGATCCGCTGCGCCGGTGGAAGCTCAGCGAGATCGACCTGCAGGCCCAGGACCGATGGGACGACTTCACCAACCACAAGTACGAGATGCTGGTGCGCACAGACATCAAGGCTGCTCCCTGGCTGATCGTCCGCTCCAACGACAAGCGACGGGCACGACTGAACACCATCAAGGTCATCCTCAACGCGGTCGACTACAAGGAGCGGGCGACGGATCTCGACTTCCGCCCGGACCCGCTGATCGTCGTCCCGGGCGCGGACGAGGTCGCCCTGATGCAAGCCCAGCGCAGGCGCAGCGGCAGGTTCACGGGATGA
- a CDS encoding LuxR C-terminal-related transcriptional regulator — MRADLVVTTPVIGPETDGDPLLESKFEIPERPRFMVARPRLLDTLIARRDAPVTLVVGPAGSGKTQLAASWVRGEAAHAAVAWITLEDEDDQASGFWTYVVAALRRAGVAISPALTALPSRSGVDRSFLVRLAAELSEHEMPLLLVLDGASSLAGEQWAADLEFVLRHTSPVLRLALIGRWDPPLPLHRYRLAGRLTEIRSENLAFTTEEAAELLALHGVELSPPRLASLLEHTEGWAAGLRLFAMALQDHRDAEHLVDTITGNEATIAEYFVDEVLRVQPPHVRAFLLEASILDTFTPELAEAVTGRADARRLLAELERRNAFVQPAAEYSATYRFHRLFAELLRAQLMCEAPERTANLHGHAAVWLAAHGQTVEAVSHAVKARDWHAAATIAIDHYMIGRLVLEGRSCRLGALLGQLPDDCEDAEAAVVAAALALADGSVDRCARHLARAEDLVIRRGWEYTEALALADSVLGVLLAAARDDHPQVLQFSPAIEQALGRVPAAVLTNRPELRLLTTAAQGSAHSHLGAVDAAATCLTQVATSTAAGCRGLAIDSLAHLSLVEAYRGRLDRAGKLATEALEAADQCGLEPARRPVLAHLTLAWVAMERYQVDAAGRHLRASDPRHHPRTDGVAAAAYGLVKSRRLQARGELRGAMGLLEEALTAPGPPPPEWLARELTVSHGHLLIVTGRPGEAVETVGRFATPHPAEVVVLHAAALAAGGAPEQAAETLVPVLASTALTPPTCVEAWLVMATIAEQLGEVERARNSLRHALRAAGPEFQRRAVQQVWARLRRVLRDDDELAQQYRLLQGETPAVPRPGVRATDAGGVVIVETLSRREMEVLHGMAAMLPTEEIAATLYVSVNTVKTHVRSILRKLSASRRNEAVRRARSLGLIGDVTRPG; from the coding sequence CGTCGCCTGGATCACCCTCGAGGACGAGGACGACCAGGCGTCGGGTTTCTGGACGTACGTGGTGGCGGCGCTACGCCGCGCCGGGGTCGCCATCTCCCCGGCGTTGACGGCCCTGCCCTCGCGGTCGGGCGTGGACAGATCGTTCCTGGTACGGCTGGCAGCGGAGCTGTCGGAACACGAGATGCCCCTGCTGCTCGTCCTCGACGGCGCGTCCAGCCTCGCCGGCGAACAGTGGGCCGCGGACCTGGAGTTCGTCCTGCGGCACACGAGCCCGGTGCTGCGGCTGGCGTTGATCGGCCGCTGGGACCCGCCCCTGCCGCTGCACCGGTACCGGCTCGCCGGACGACTGACCGAGATCCGCAGCGAGAATCTCGCCTTCACCACCGAGGAGGCGGCCGAGCTCCTCGCGCTGCACGGCGTCGAGCTGAGCCCGCCGAGGCTGGCGTCGCTGCTGGAGCACACCGAGGGCTGGGCGGCCGGCCTGCGGTTGTTCGCCATGGCCCTGCAGGATCACCGCGACGCCGAACATCTCGTCGACACCATCACCGGCAATGAGGCCACCATCGCGGAGTACTTCGTCGACGAGGTGTTGCGGGTCCAGCCACCGCATGTCCGGGCATTTCTCCTGGAAGCCAGCATCCTGGACACGTTCACTCCCGAGCTGGCCGAGGCCGTCACCGGGCGGGCCGACGCCCGGCGGCTGCTCGCGGAGCTCGAGCGGCGCAACGCTTTCGTCCAGCCGGCGGCCGAGTACTCGGCGACGTACCGGTTCCACCGCCTGTTCGCCGAGCTGCTGCGTGCCCAGCTCATGTGCGAGGCCCCGGAACGGACGGCGAATCTCCACGGTCACGCCGCGGTCTGGCTGGCGGCGCACGGCCAGACCGTCGAGGCGGTCAGCCACGCCGTCAAGGCGCGGGACTGGCACGCGGCCGCCACGATCGCCATCGACCACTACATGATCGGCCGGCTGGTGCTCGAGGGCCGTAGCTGCCGGCTGGGTGCCCTGCTGGGGCAGCTTCCGGACGACTGCGAGGACGCCGAGGCCGCCGTCGTGGCCGCCGCGCTGGCCCTGGCCGACGGCTCCGTCGACCGCTGTGCCCGGCATCTTGCCCGAGCCGAGGACCTGGTCATCCGCCGCGGGTGGGAGTACACCGAGGCCCTCGCCCTGGCCGACTCGGTCCTCGGCGTCCTGCTCGCGGCGGCGCGCGACGATCATCCCCAGGTGCTGCAGTTCAGCCCGGCCATCGAGCAGGCACTCGGCCGGGTGCCGGCCGCGGTGCTGACGAACCGTCCCGAGCTGCGGCTGCTGACCACGGCCGCCCAAGGTTCGGCCCACAGCCACCTCGGCGCCGTCGACGCGGCCGCGACGTGCCTGACGCAGGTCGCGACCTCCACGGCGGCCGGTTGCCGGGGCCTGGCGATCGACTCCCTCGCCCATCTGTCGCTCGTCGAGGCCTACCGGGGGCGGCTCGACCGGGCCGGCAAGCTGGCCACCGAGGCCCTCGAGGCCGCCGACCAGTGCGGGCTGGAACCTGCCCGCAGACCCGTGCTCGCCCATCTGACCCTGGCCTGGGTGGCGATGGAGCGGTACCAGGTCGACGCGGCCGGACGTCATCTGCGGGCCTCGGACCCGAGGCATCACCCGCGGACCGACGGTGTCGCAGCGGCCGCCTACGGCCTGGTGAAGTCGCGCCGGTTGCAGGCGCGTGGCGAGCTGCGAGGTGCCATGGGACTGCTCGAGGAGGCTCTGACGGCGCCCGGTCCCCCGCCTCCGGAGTGGCTCGCGCGGGAGCTGACCGTGTCGCACGGCCACCTGCTGATCGTCACCGGTCGGCCCGGCGAGGCGGTCGAGACCGTCGGCCGGTTCGCCACGCCGCATCCGGCGGAGGTGGTCGTGCTCCATGCCGCGGCCCTCGCCGCCGGCGGGGCACCGGAGCAGGCGGCCGAGACCCTCGTGCCGGTGCTGGCCTCGACCGCGCTGACCCCACCGACCTGTGTGGAGGCCTGGCTCGTCATGGCCACGATCGCCGAGCAGCTCGGCGAGGTCGAGCGGGCACGCAACTCCCTGCGGCACGCGTTGCGCGCCGCCGGACCGGAGTTCCAGCGCCGCGCCGTCCAGCAGGTCTGGGCACGGCTACGCCGGGTGCTGCGCGACGACGACGAGCTCGCCCAGCAGTACCGGCTCCTGCAGGGCGAGACGCCCGCGGTTCCACGCCCGGGCGTACGCGCGACGGATGCCGGCGGCGTGGTGATCGTCGAGACGCTGAGCCGGCGCGAGATGGAGGTGCTGCACGGCATGGCGGCCATGCTGCCGACCGAGGAGATCGCCGCCACGTTGTACGTCTCGGTCAACACGGTCAAGACCCACGTCCGCAGCATCCTGCGGAAACTCTCCGCCTCGCGACGCAACGAGGCGGTGCGCCGGGCCCGCTCGCTGGGCCTGATCGGCGACGTCACTCGCCCGGGATGA